The Listeria welshimeri serovar 6b str. SLCC5334 genome has a window encoding:
- a CDS encoding sensor histidine kinase: MSSIIATAVIDIGEGVASMLLMSTAIGSQEVAEFMLKPSNTMLLFTISRLISLGLVLIMLRFRKIRTGSGNLPTIYWTTFLFIMMKDILWVLILTDSPVEISFYYWAAVIPLLPISYILFYYTRRSIEKMIKTQVDRKVLDEKNKYYEQQLVAMEQTLESQRTIRHDLKNKLSPLIYLAESGKTDKLVKQVQELGSLSVLGKIYAESGNIMIDYIINLKLQPLANKDVVISCETNVPNDIDVAPFDLSTILGNLIDNAAEALEYAPNEKWIRIKVSYQVGFLMIQVSNSFDGVVHLDKKKIISRKGNIDNHGIGLASIETIAKEYNGEMIVRYDEQQFNMIVKLLA, from the coding sequence ATGTCTTCAATCATTGCTACAGCAGTAATCGATATTGGAGAAGGTGTTGCTTCAATGTTATTAATGAGTACAGCGATAGGAAGTCAAGAGGTAGCAGAATTTATGTTGAAACCTTCAAATACAATGCTACTATTTACTATTTCTCGTTTGATTAGTTTGGGATTAGTGCTGATTATGTTAAGATTTAGAAAAATACGAACAGGAAGTGGCAATTTACCGACAATTTATTGGACAACATTTTTATTTATTATGATGAAAGACATTTTATGGGTGTTAATCTTAACGGATTCCCCTGTAGAAATATCCTTCTACTATTGGGCAGCAGTTATTCCACTCTTACCAATATCCTATATTTTGTTTTATTATACACGTCGCTCGATAGAAAAAATGATAAAAACGCAAGTAGACAGGAAAGTGTTAGATGAAAAAAATAAATATTATGAACAACAGCTCGTTGCAATGGAACAAACACTTGAATCACAAAGAACGATTCGTCATGATCTAAAAAATAAGTTATCTCCACTAATTTATCTGGCAGAAAGTGGTAAGACAGATAAATTGGTTAAGCAGGTACAAGAGCTTGGTAGTTTAAGTGTACTTGGTAAAATCTATGCAGAATCAGGAAATATAATGATTGACTATATTATTAATCTAAAATTGCAACCCCTAGCGAATAAAGACGTAGTAATATCTTGCGAGACAAATGTGCCCAATGATATTGATGTTGCACCCTTTGATTTATCGACGATTTTAGGGAACTTAATTGATAATGCGGCTGAGGCATTGGAGTATGCGCCAAATGAAAAGTGGATTAGGATTAAAGTAAGTTATCAAGTTGGCTTTTTGATGATACAAGTATCAAACTCTTTTGATGGAGTTGTGCACTTAGATAAGAAGAAAATCATTTCTAGAAAAGGGAACATTGATAATCATGGGATTGGTTTAGCTAGCATTGAAACAATTGCCAAAGAGTATAATGGTGAAATGATTGTTCGGTATGATGAGCAACAATTTAATATGATTGTAAAATTATTGGCTTAA
- a CDS encoding DUF916 domain-containing protein — translation MKKIVITLVLLLMSLMIDVSAFAETTSGYSVSPIFSEHQTTGIENFFDIRWTPLATENFSLRVTNNTDTEQVYDIQINKARTNKNGIIDYSDVTPEDHATLYKLTEMVQLPNEVTVAPNSSQEVAGTLVFPEKDFNGILMAGIHVSEKKEENNQSSVSNTVAYNIPFVVRGNIDERPAPSLELSELNVNKFSSDTYSVDVTLDNVGVNLLKEVQFTAEIRDEKGQLITTQKSKLDITPETSFIYPIKLTSDLKEGNYSMSLYVQHNDENKWNFTKKFELSSEEAKEIRGTTKKKATDWLKYVIISVIVTFIVSSCGYISFKRKNR, via the coding sequence ATGAAGAAAATAGTTATAACGCTCGTTTTATTGCTTATGAGTTTGATGATAGATGTTTCTGCATTTGCCGAGACAACATCTGGATATTCGGTATCTCCAATATTTTCAGAACATCAAACAACAGGAATTGAAAATTTTTTTGATATTAGATGGACACCTTTAGCTACAGAAAATTTTTCATTAAGAGTGACAAATAATACAGATACAGAGCAGGTATATGACATTCAAATAAATAAAGCAAGAACGAATAAAAATGGTATTATTGATTATTCAGATGTGACTCCTGAAGATCATGCTACATTATACAAATTGACAGAGATGGTTCAGCTTCCTAATGAAGTAACAGTTGCGCCAAACAGCAGTCAAGAAGTGGCTGGAACATTGGTTTTCCCAGAAAAAGATTTTAACGGCATTTTAATGGCTGGTATTCACGTTTCTGAAAAGAAGGAAGAAAATAATCAGTCCTCTGTTTCTAATACAGTTGCCTATAACATTCCTTTTGTTGTTAGAGGAAACATAGATGAAAGACCAGCCCCGTCTTTAGAGTTGAGTGAGCTTAATGTTAATAAATTTTCTAGTGACACGTATAGTGTGGATGTAACCTTAGACAATGTAGGAGTAAATCTATTAAAAGAAGTTCAGTTTACCGCAGAGATAAGGGATGAGAAGGGTCAACTTATTACAACACAAAAATCTAAGCTGGATATCACGCCAGAAACCTCGTTTATTTATCCGATTAAGCTGACTTCTGATTTAAAAGAGGGAAATTATTCAATGAGCTTGTATGTTCAACACAATGATGAAAACAAATGGAATTTCACCAAAAAGTTTGAGTTATCAAGTGAAGAGGCAAAAGAGATTCGTGGAACAACAAAGAAAAAAGCAACAGATTGGCTGAAGTATGTAATCATTTCTGTAATTGTTACTTTTATCGTAAGCAGTTGTGGTTATATTTCTTTTAAAAGAAAGAATAGATAA
- a CDS encoding lectin-like domain-containing protein: MNIRKKSILSLISAVILLNISIVGGVQSYADVNEETSVEEFINQVNQDSSTDSSQENNLVTSSDEQSEKVDNSDSSVDSSADNSDTSLDSVEASTVTEESVLANKSDNLPSPPKKGLPLNDVFAPAVGSGVKYQSDSLLQLSSGKRQVGAIWSKNKIDLKKDFKLHFYLYLGDQGSSSADGMTFSLQGYNNSFLGGSGSNLGMYNETYKYYLALEFDTYFNGDGFDSPRNNSGLTKIGDHIGFNTGGTNWHYSAKESIGNMSNGNWKEVQIVYNATSGGTGHLEYTYTDVGTGFSFSTGVNFNFDGKGDHNFLNKSNVYWGFTSSTGAQYEINAMSFEELPQAASIEAKDSTLYVGESWNPKDNFVSAIDEDGNSISFDDNRLSVIGDVDTNKSGDYKITYKYQGTYQETSKEITVTVKEDKSSLKAKNLIYHVGEIFNEKDAFVQATDQDGNPIDYSKIKLYMPYTLDTSKVKTYKGNYYYYYRESDGKLIKSNLFDVTIIPYEQTIQVPKTMDFGNYQLGTANQLYWKPGNSVSVSDEGRQGWSLSVKLVNSANLDFGNYLYVGDQQFGAEVVNIDDGVGSQQITDALINDSFVYVDYTRAKTLRKDSGTLEWSLTPSVKGAEE; encoded by the coding sequence ATGAATATAAGGAAAAAGTCGATATTATCTTTAATTAGTGCAGTGATACTATTGAATATCTCTATTGTAGGTGGGGTTCAATCTTATGCAGATGTTAACGAAGAGACATCAGTTGAAGAATTTATCAACCAAGTTAATCAAGATTCTTCAACTGATAGTTCACAAGAAAACAATTTAGTAACAAGCTCTGATGAGCAAAGTGAAAAAGTAGATAATTCAGATAGTTCTGTAGACAGTTCTGCTGATAATAGTGATACTTCTTTAGATAGTGTAGAAGCAAGTACCGTAACAGAAGAATCAGTATTAGCTAATAAATCAGATAACTTGCCTTCACCACCAAAGAAGGGCTTGCCGTTAAATGATGTTTTTGCTCCAGCTGTTGGTTCAGGAGTAAAGTATCAGAGTGATTCGCTGCTCCAATTGTCATCTGGAAAAAGGCAAGTTGGTGCAATTTGGTCGAAAAATAAAATTGATTTGAAAAAAGATTTTAAGTTGCATTTCTATTTGTATTTGGGAGATCAAGGAAGTAGTTCTGCTGATGGAATGACATTTTCACTTCAAGGATACAATAATTCATTTTTAGGCGGATCAGGTTCAAATCTAGGAATGTATAATGAGACTTATAAATATTACCTTGCGCTCGAGTTTGATACTTATTTTAATGGAGATGGTTTTGATAGTCCGCGAAATAATTCTGGATTAACTAAAATAGGCGATCATATTGGTTTTAACACAGGTGGAACGAATTGGCATTACTCTGCAAAAGAGTCAATAGGAAACATGTCGAATGGTAATTGGAAAGAGGTTCAAATCGTTTATAACGCGACAAGTGGTGGTACAGGACACTTGGAATACACTTATACGGATGTTGGAACAGGCTTTTCTTTTTCAACAGGGGTAAACTTTAACTTTGATGGAAAAGGAGATCATAATTTTTTAAATAAGAGTAATGTTTATTGGGGATTTACTTCTTCTACAGGCGCTCAATACGAAATTAACGCAATGTCATTTGAGGAATTGCCACAAGCTGCGTCTATTGAAGCGAAGGATTCTACATTGTATGTTGGTGAAAGTTGGAATCCAAAAGATAATTTTGTAAGTGCAATAGATGAAGATGGGAACAGCATTTCTTTTGATGATAATCGACTTTCTGTCATTGGTGATGTTGACACGAACAAATCTGGTGATTATAAAATTACTTACAAGTATCAAGGCACGTATCAAGAAACTTCAAAAGAAATCACAGTAACTGTGAAAGAGGACAAATCAAGTTTGAAGGCGAAAAATCTTATCTATCATGTAGGAGAAATATTTAATGAAAAAGATGCCTTTGTACAAGCTACAGATCAGGATGGCAATCCAATTGACTACTCCAAGATTAAACTATATATGCCATATACGTTAGATACTAGTAAAGTAAAGACCTATAAAGGGAACTATTACTATTACTACAGGGAAAGTGATGGTAAACTTATTAAGTCTAATTTATTTGATGTTACGATTATTCCTTATGAACAAACAATACAAGTACCAAAAACAATGGATTTTGGGAATTATCAATTGGGAACAGCAAACCAACTTTATTGGAAGCCGGGAAATTCAGTTTCAGTTTCAGATGAAGGGCGACAAGGTTGGAGCTTGTCCGTTAAATTAGTCAATAGTGCAAATCTTGATTTTGGAAACTACTTGTATGTTGGTGATCAGCAATTTGGAGCAGAAGTAGTAAATATTGATGATGGCGTAGGCTCGCAACAAATTACAGATGCCTTGATAAATGATTCCTTCGTTTATGTTGATTACACCAGAGCTAAAACATTGCGAAAAGATTCTGGAACGCTTGAATGGAGCTTGACGCCTAGTGTAAAGGGGGCTGAAGAATAA
- a CDS encoding sigma-70 family RNA polymerase sigma factor — protein sequence MKTEMDFTYIFICYVSVTLQRQATAFYKKQGKLFSYESLEFIESKEMEEAIQYQYGNKQLTPEKLIELEYRNEKIYTSLASLTEVEQYILKEKHVKQRSDASIGKDMQISGQMVSRKKRQAYAKLKKLLSL from the coding sequence ATGAAAACAGAAATGGATTTCACCTATATCTTTATCTGCTATGTCTCTGTTACCCTTCAACGCCAAGCGACTGCTTTTTATAAAAAACAGGGTAAATTATTTAGTTATGAGTCACTAGAATTTATTGAGTCAAAAGAAATGGAGGAAGCAATACAATACCAATATGGAAATAAGCAATTAACTCCCGAAAAACTAATTGAATTAGAATATAGAAACGAAAAAATTTATACTAGTTTAGCTTCATTAACAGAAGTAGAACAGTATATTTTAAAAGAAAAGCACGTGAAACAACGATCTGATGCATCAATTGGAAAAGACATGCAAATTAGTGGACAAATGGTTTCTAGAAAAAAGCGTCAAGCGTATGCCAAACTGAAAAAGTTACTTTCATTGTAA
- a CDS encoding helix-turn-helix domain-containing protein: MEKKNLVPLIRLAQQGDKQALLELFLNFEPSIIKHSIRYSTFINEDCYQELATQFIIAVQSFDFSKYEDK; the protein is encoded by the coding sequence ATGGAAAAGAAGAATTTAGTTCCGCTTATTCGCTTGGCTCAACAAGGAGATAAGCAGGCGTTACTTGAACTGTTTTTAAACTTTGAACCTTCAATTATTAAACATTCAATACGATATTCAACTTTTATCAATGAGGATTGTTACCAAGAGTTAGCTACTCAATTTATCATAGCTGTTCAATCGTTTGATTTCAGTAAATATGAAGATAAATAA
- a CDS encoding DUF3173 family protein — MLYLKRFKSDRFGLFPNNIRLKRGEKIMQACFEAMVGCKELIELGFKPHQAKQIIRECKEYLAQVEGIDFYYNRQVSIVPARVVEKLFNIQVSG; from the coding sequence GTGCTTTACCTAAAGCGATTTAAAAGTGATAGATTTGGACTCTTTCCTAACAATATTCGTTTAAAGCGAGGCGAAAAAATCATGCAAGCATGTTTTGAAGCTATGGTAGGTTGTAAAGAATTAATTGAATTAGGATTTAAACCACATCAAGCAAAACAAATTATACGAGAATGTAAAGAGTATTTAGCCCAAGTAGAAGGAATAGATTTTTACTATAATCGTCAAGTCAGCATTGTACCAGCGAGAGTTGTTGAAAAATTATTCAATATACAAGTGTCGGGATAA
- a CDS encoding tyrosine-type recombinase/integrase — MVKINNIYQDKKTKKWFFRAYLGTDMDGKKIQKTKRGYGSQRDAKRGYDQYMLTHGFHQTLSSHLSSASQMTFEEFYRIRFVNWYEKQVKSQTFENAQFIFEKKMEYFYRMRIRDISSQDIEDWMHELSQTATRNSRKQEEITTLSRTYINRILGHLRIILNRAVKEGLIERNPVDSVSYFPKENNKVEFWEIEEFQKVMAMIPENSIQNQHRKIIYEMLFYTGLRIGELQALSWENVNFEKNQITVEKTLIYQGKNDWYFSTPKTNKSYRTISIGKTLSKRLKKWQELQRMIGNFEYMSQLDGTFTPSYSFSNWLKDSARKAGVIPIKLHALRHSHVALLIDQNIQPLVIQERLGHANIQITLGTYGHLYAKSDSQVVDVLDKII; from the coding sequence ATGGTAAAAATTAACAATATATATCAAGATAAGAAAACAAAAAAATGGTTCTTTCGTGCATATCTAGGAACAGATATGGATGGTAAAAAAATCCAAAAAACAAAAAGAGGATATGGATCGCAAAGAGATGCTAAGAGAGGCTATGACCAATATATGCTTACTCATGGATTTCATCAAACTTTATCTTCACATCTAAGTTCTGCTAGTCAAATGACTTTTGAAGAATTCTATCGAATACGTTTTGTTAATTGGTATGAAAAGCAAGTAAAAAGTCAAACATTCGAGAACGCCCAGTTCATTTTTGAAAAGAAAATGGAGTATTTCTATCGAATGCGAATAAGAGATATTAGTAGTCAGGATATTGAGGATTGGATGCATGAATTAAGCCAAACAGCGACTAGAAATTCTAGGAAACAAGAAGAAATCACAACATTGTCTAGAACCTATATTAATCGCATTCTAGGACATCTGAGAATTATTTTGAATCGAGCTGTTAAAGAAGGTTTGATTGAGCGAAATCCAGTAGATAGCGTGTCTTATTTCCCAAAAGAAAATAATAAAGTTGAATTTTGGGAAATTGAAGAGTTTCAAAAAGTGATGGCTATGATTCCTGAAAATTCTATTCAGAATCAACATAGAAAAATCATATATGAAATGCTTTTCTATACTGGACTACGAATTGGAGAACTTCAAGCTTTGTCTTGGGAAAATGTTAACTTTGAGAAAAATCAGATAACAGTTGAGAAGACACTTATCTATCAAGGTAAAAACGATTGGTACTTTTCTACACCTAAAACCAATAAGTCTTATCGAACTATTAGTATTGGAAAGACTCTCAGTAAAAGATTGAAGAAGTGGCAAGAACTACAAAGAATGATTGGAAACTTTGAATACATGTCGCAATTAGACGGAACATTTACGCCATCCTATTCGTTTTCTAATTGGTTAAAGGACTCTGCAAGAAAAGCTGGTGTCATTCCAATTAAGCTTCATGCCTTACGACATTCTCATGTAGCCTTGTTAATCGACCAGAATATTCAACCGCTTGTGATACAAGAGAGATTAGGACATGCGAATATACAGATTACTTTGGGAACATATGGACATCTTTATGCGAAGTCTGATAGCCAAGTTGTTGATGTTCTGGACAAGATAATCTGA
- a CDS encoding MurR/RpiR family transcriptional regulator, translating to MKKKGYEGFTAFKHHLKDEQNTTINFSNVEKIDTEIKSSILKNEQEVIRTLNMINTGVIEDAIQKIESSERIIIFARAFSEFIAEEMKIKFQLANKYCELHTDPNIIKIMSQHLKKTDTVIFVSLNGETEELIDAAKNCYNKEIGTITITTNKESPLSMLSELVLVGFKSEISFFPDYEVRSRLPLSVIARILLDSYVIRMNKHHENKKLPIN from the coding sequence ATGAAGAAAAAAGGATATGAAGGCTTTACTGCTTTTAAACACCATTTGAAAGATGAACAAAACACTACCATTAATTTTTCAAATGTTGAAAAAATTGATACTGAAATAAAAAGTTCTATCCTAAAAAATGAGCAAGAGGTTATAAGAACATTAAACATGATTAACACTGGCGTCATTGAAGATGCTATACAAAAAATTGAAAGCTCTGAAAGAATCATTATTTTTGCAAGAGCATTTTCTGAATTTATTGCTGAAGAAATGAAAATAAAGTTTCAATTGGCTAATAAATATTGTGAGCTACACACAGATCCGAATATCATTAAAATTATGAGCCAACATCTAAAAAAAACGGATACAGTAATTTTCGTTTCCTTAAATGGAGAGACGGAAGAACTTATAGATGCTGCTAAAAATTGCTATAATAAAGAAATTGGAACTATTACAATTACAACAAATAAAGAAAGCCCTCTCTCCATGCTTTCTGAATTGGTTTTAGTAGGTTTCAAATCAGAAATATCCTTTTTCCCAGATTACGAAGTTCGTTCTCGCTTACCATTATCTGTAATTGCACGAATCTTACTAGATTCATATGTGATTCGAATGAATAAACATCATGAAAATAAAAAACTCCCTATTAATTAA
- the pfkB gene encoding 1-phosphofructokinase codes for MSKIYTCTLNLAIDLFIETDSLKPFVVNRTKDDDIQANGKGVNVSLVLKMLGICNTALGFKAGFTGQYIEDFLKEKEISSDFIEVPGLTRINVFTQVNDAQEEFKLVNKGPVIPNESIHQFLKQIEQLKAGDFLCVSGSLPRGISQDILVEIARRCYNQKVSLVIDSSYQEVLECLKYKPFLLKPNEEELATWFNVPINSKKDYLYYGKKLLELGAQNVLLSLGGEGAYLFSGNSILYGNSPKGKVVNTACAGDTLLGTFLGGVLKKESLSMTLKKSLAAGSSTAFRQGLTDFSDVEILEQEIAIYKET; via the coding sequence TTGTCCAAGATTTATACATGTACCTTAAATTTAGCCATTGATTTGTTTATAGAAACTGATTCTTTGAAACCATTTGTTGTTAATCGTACAAAAGATGATGATATTCAGGCAAATGGAAAAGGAGTAAATGTTTCTCTTGTGCTAAAAATGTTGGGTATTTGTAATACTGCATTAGGCTTTAAAGCTGGCTTTACTGGTCAGTATATAGAAGATTTTCTAAAAGAAAAAGAAATTAGCAGCGATTTTATTGAAGTACCAGGTTTAACAAGAATTAATGTTTTTACACAAGTTAATGATGCTCAGGAAGAATTTAAGCTAGTCAACAAAGGTCCAGTAATTCCAAATGAAAGTATTCACCAATTTTTAAAACAAATTGAACAACTGAAAGCAGGAGATTTTCTTTGTGTGTCAGGTAGTTTACCTAGGGGGATTTCTCAAGACATATTAGTAGAAATTGCTCGACGTTGTTACAATCAAAAAGTTTCTTTGGTAATAGATAGTAGTTATCAAGAAGTGTTGGAATGTCTAAAATACAAACCTTTTTTACTAAAACCAAATGAAGAAGAACTTGCTACTTGGTTTAATGTTCCTATTAACTCCAAAAAAGATTATTTATACTATGGAAAAAAACTTTTAGAATTAGGCGCCCAGAATGTATTACTTTCTTTGGGTGGAGAAGGAGCCTATTTATTTAGCGGCAATTCTATATTGTATGGAAATTCTCCTAAAGGTAAGGTAGTGAATACTGCATGCGCGGGAGATACTTTGCTAGGAACTTTTTTAGGCGGTGTGTTAAAAAAAGAATCTTTATCTATGACACTAAAGAAAAGTCTGGCAGCAGGTAGTTCAACTGCATTTAGACAAGGCCTAACTGATTTTTCAGATGTAGAAATATTAGAACAAGAAATAGCCATTTATAAAGAAACATAA
- the lacD gene encoding tagatose-bisphosphate aldolase has protein sequence MKKISINRLQKLKNTSNDKGIIGALAIDQRGALKKMINKYKDSTDKDIEDFKRLVSEELTPYATSILLDPEYGLPAAKSRSNSAGLLLAYEKTGYDATTPGRLPDSINIWSVKRLKEAGADACKFLLYYDVDESNEINDQKKAYMERIGSECVAEELPFFLELISYDATIPDANSKEYAKVKPHKVNEMMKEFSKERYNVDVLKMEVPVNMNYVEGYGKEVVYSREEALKYFKEQSDATDLPFIFLSAGVSAELFQETLYFAKEAGSTFNGVLCGRATWANGVESFVTKGEEAARQWLQTQGRKNIEELNAVLAETASSWHAKIQANETQGSRFS, from the coding sequence ATGAAAAAAATTAGTATCAATCGATTACAAAAATTAAAGAATACAAGTAATGACAAGGGGATTATTGGTGCGTTAGCAATTGATCAGCGCGGTGCTTTGAAAAAAATGATTAATAAATATAAAGATTCGACAGATAAAGATATTGAAGATTTCAAGAGATTGGTTTCAGAAGAATTGACGCCTTATGCAACATCCATTTTGTTAGACCCTGAGTATGGATTACCCGCAGCGAAATCACGTTCTAATAGTGCAGGGTTATTGTTAGCTTATGAAAAAACTGGATATGATGCAACAACCCCTGGCCGTTTACCAGATTCTATAAACATTTGGTCAGTTAAACGTCTAAAAGAAGCAGGAGCAGACGCATGTAAATTTTTACTTTATTACGATGTCGATGAAAGTAATGAGATTAATGATCAAAAGAAAGCCTATATGGAACGCATTGGCTCAGAATGTGTGGCAGAAGAATTACCGTTCTTTTTGGAATTAATTTCTTATGATGCAACCATTCCTGATGCTAATTCAAAAGAATACGCTAAAGTGAAACCACATAAAGTCAATGAAATGATGAAAGAATTTTCGAAAGAACGTTATAATGTAGACGTTTTAAAAATGGAAGTGCCTGTAAATATGAATTATGTTGAAGGTTATGGTAAAGAAGTAGTTTATTCTCGGGAAGAGGCTCTAAAATATTTCAAAGAACAAAGTGATGCAACCGATTTACCATTTATTTTCCTTAGTGCAGGTGTTAGTGCTGAATTATTCCAAGAAACACTGTACTTTGCTAAAGAAGCAGGTTCTACTTTTAATGGTGTATTGTGTGGCCGTGCAACGTGGGCAAATGGCGTAGAATCATTCGTTACAAAAGGAGAAGAAGCGGCACGTCAATGGTTACAAACGCAAGGGCGTAAAAATATTGAAGAATTAAATGCGGTATTAGCAGAAACAGCAAGTTCTTGGCATGCAAAAATTCAAGCAAATGAAACCCAAGGATCTCGTTTTTCTTAA
- a CDS encoding dihydroxyacetone kinase subunit DhaK yields MLNKLRNRHVLIDNTEDIIKKELLGIIKTRPNYYELVDDEYGFGLMLKNLNQDKVGVIASGGGGLGRLFPAVVHENLADAVSAGEMDTAPNYFTIYNLAKKINTGKGVILLTNNYSGDVMNNEMAQEMLEADGIPATICKVTDNFFSSKEKNKRSGLSGILTLIKIAQAAAKKGLDLKEVTRIVENANQKLISVTVMASEEGVLMYGKGLADEPAKFTSDFSGENDLIKELSNFVIEQIKEDSTNKISIQLNTMKYTSYIEGNVLLNGIMDYFSNEGFDVVLANVGGYYDMFNYPGVILTVLSVDEQTLEFIKPVTNYDYTI; encoded by the coding sequence GTGCTTAATAAATTACGTAACCGCCATGTATTGATTGATAACACAGAAGATATAATTAAAAAAGAATTGCTTGGAATTATTAAAACAAGACCTAACTATTATGAATTAGTAGATGATGAATATGGTTTTGGCTTAATGTTAAAAAATCTGAATCAAGATAAAGTTGGCGTTATAGCTTCAGGAGGCGGTGGTTTAGGTCGTTTATTTCCCGCTGTGGTACATGAAAATTTAGCTGATGCAGTAAGCGCAGGAGAGATGGATACTGCCCCTAATTATTTTACTATTTATAATTTAGCTAAAAAAATTAATACAGGTAAAGGTGTTATTCTTTTGACAAACAACTATAGCGGAGATGTCATGAATAATGAAATGGCCCAAGAAATGCTTGAAGCAGATGGAATTCCTGCAACCATTTGTAAAGTAACAGATAATTTCTTTAGTTCTAAGGAAAAAAACAAACGATCAGGTTTGTCTGGAATTTTGACACTGATTAAAATTGCTCAAGCAGCTGCAAAAAAAGGATTAGACTTAAAGGAAGTTACGAGAATTGTTGAAAATGCGAATCAAAAACTAATTTCTGTAACTGTAATGGCTAGTGAAGAAGGCGTTCTTATGTATGGCAAAGGACTAGCTGATGAGCCCGCTAAATTTACTAGTGATTTTTCAGGTGAAAACGATTTGATTAAAGAACTTAGTAATTTTGTCATTGAGCAGATAAAAGAAGATTCTACTAATAAAATTTCCATTCAATTAAATACAATGAAATATACTTCTTATATTGAAGGCAATGTTTTACTAAATGGGATAATGGATTATTTTTCTAATGAAGGATTCGATGTTGTTTTAGCTAATGTAGGTGGATATTATGACATGTTTAACTATCCAGGAGTAATTTTAACAGTATTATCAGTAGATGAACAGACACTAGAATTTATCAAACCTGTCACAAATTATGATTACACAATATAG
- a CDS encoding YczE/YyaS/YitT family protein — translation MNLNKYNFRSIFSSALGIIILSLGISINKGSVLGMDTYTGMNTTVADYFNMSLGNFQLILNVILLLSMFVFGRYLLGLGTVLNMVFVGYLVDFFLKMFDGTILSFDVEKSLWIRFLLLVIGTIILCLGASLYMTADLGVAPYDALAIMMSDHIEKLSFSVARIITDVVCVIVGLIFGTVLGSYPFGTIIGIGTVLTAFGTGPFIGFFNKTISAWIVGKGNKEAE, via the coding sequence ATGAATTTAAATAAATACAATTTTCGTAGCATATTTTCATCAGCTTTAGGAATAATCATTTTATCATTAGGGATTTCTATTAATAAAGGTTCAGTCTTAGGAATGGATACGTATACAGGAATGAATACAACAGTAGCTGATTACTTTAATATGTCACTCGGTAATTTCCAACTGATTTTAAATGTTATTCTGTTGTTATCTATGTTTGTATTTGGAAGATATCTCTTAGGTTTAGGTACGGTTTTAAACATGGTTTTTGTAGGTTATCTAGTTGATTTCTTTTTGAAAATGTTTGATGGTACGATTTTATCTTTTGATGTAGAAAAATCACTTTGGATTAGATTTTTATTATTAGTAATTGGTACGATTATTCTTTGTTTAGGGGCATCTTTATATATGACTGCTGATTTGGGTGTTGCTCCTTATGATGCTCTAGCGATTATGATGTCTGATCATATTGAAAAACTTTCATTTAGTGTCGCTAGAATTATCACTGATGTGGTGTGTGTTATTGTAGGATTGATTTTTGGGACAGTATTAGGTTCTTACCCATTTGGAACAATTATAGGAATTGGTACGGTTCTAACAGCTTTTGGTACGGGTCCATTTATCGGTTTCTTTAATAAAACAATATCAGCTTGGATTGTTGGTAAAGGTAATAAGGAGGCTGAGTGA